From one Lycium barbarum isolate Lr01 chromosome 6, ASM1917538v2, whole genome shotgun sequence genomic stretch:
- the LOC132598906 gene encoding uncharacterized protein LOC132598906, which translates to MYKRSPGRNHRSKGIKVKNVLQICLLLAVCFWLIYQVKHSHDKKKEFDEDDTKTPIETGSSNELLKLGRKDLLPRIEGSDTVSEKHREEPADETVEEEEGNKPEEEDLEENNTKEKNDEQKEDGEDEVDDHDQEKSDVEPDQEEDVVDEDKERGLDNEKETDERGKDNEKETDERGEDNEKETEKRDSEVNDSQVEEENSLEDHDHDEDSSSSHEAREEHYKADDASSAVTHDAVVTTTENDTGKLEQEAEHTAEAKSEVGVNNIMQINAGQNTTAALEVEDGKTVVDGPPQNTTNSEEKGDDSISSTARDISVSNSTKTEGLADNSESRTQAVTQEYNVTVGDTTSGVSNLSISSSQQNNATDMVDDNQIDSNLTVSSKNYELDSTLVDSSNVSGDTEAEKVVQRNTTIEAVDNVGLPLKDKNATEVEKADATSEEIGTTDEGADVSIAENLGEAQDDPIDTSDSSTHLEEKHIRTDVETLPEIQTEGNMEDAAAE; encoded by the coding sequence ATGTACAAGCGATCACCTGGTAGGAACCATAGATCCAAAGGCATCAAGGTTAAGAATGTTTTACAAATCTGTCTGCTGCTTGCTGTTTGCTTTTGGTTGATTTACCAGGTCAAGCACTCCCATGataaaaagaaagaatttgaTGAAGATGATACTAAGACTCCAATTGAGACTGGAAGTAGTAATGAACTTCTGAAACTAGGAAGGAAAGATCTCCTACCCCGGATTGAGGGATCGGATACTGTTAGTGAGAAGCATAGAGAGGAACCAGCAGATGAAACagtggaagaagaagaagggaataAGCCCGAGGAAGAAGATCTAGAAGAGAACAATACTAAAGAGAAGAATGATGAACAAAAAGAAGATGGAGAAGACGAGGTCGATGATCATGATCAAGAGAAGTCTGATGTAGAGCCTGATCAAGAAGAGGATGTTGTCGACGAAGACAAGGAAAGAGGATTAGATAACGAGAAGGAAACTGATGAGAGAGGAAAAGATAACGAGAAGGAAACTGATGAGAGAGGAGAAGATAACGAGAAGGAAACTGAAAAGAGAGATTCTGAAGTGAATGATAGTCAGGTGGAGGAAGAGAATTCATTGGAGGACCACGACCATGATGAGGATTCGAGCAGTTCACATGAGGCACGTGAAGAACACTATAAAGCAGATGATGCTTCAAGTGCAGTGACTCATGATGCAGTTGTAACTACCACTGAAAATGACACTGGTAAGTTAGAGCAAGAAGCGGAACATACTGCTGAAGCCAAGAGTGAAGTTGGTGTTAATAACATCATGCAGATCAATGCCGGCCAAAATACAACAGCGGCTTTGGAGGTGGAAGATGGTAAAACAGTTGTAGACGGCCCTCCTCAAAACACTACAAACAGTGAAGAGAAAGGTGATGATTCGATCTCATCTACTGCTAGAGATATTTCAGTTTCAAATTCCACAAAAACAGAAGGATTGGCTGATAATTCTGAATCGAGAACTCAAGCAGTTACCCAAGAATATAATGTTACAGTAGGTGATACAACGTCTGGAGTTTCCAACCTGTCAATTAGTTCTTCACAGCAAAACAACGCTACAGATATGGTGGATGATAATCAAATTGATTCTAACTTAACAGTTTCTTCAAAAAATTACGAGTTAGACTCAACCCTGGTAGATTCCTCGAATGTGTCTGGTGATACAGAGGCAGAAAAAGTCGTCCAGAGGAATACAACTATTGAAGCAGTAGATAATGTGGGGTTGCCTTTGAAAGATAAAAATGCAACTGAGGTTGAGAAGGCAGATGCTACTAGTGAAGAAATTGGAACTACTGATGAAGGCGCGGATGTGTCAATTGCTGAGAATTTGGGAGAAGCTCAAGATGATCCAATTGATACTTCTGATTCTTCCACCCACTTGGAAGAGAAACATATCCGCACAGATGTGGAAACTCTTCCTGAAATACAAACTGAAGGAAACATGGAAGATGCTGCAGCAGAATGA
- the LOC132598907 gene encoding uncharacterized protein LOC132598907 has translation MDPCPFVRIVIGSLALKFPTESKLPPTTNFDCKIKLKGFLTQSTSISAFFQEQEAILDNRIHGFFNFSKSELVKLVEKSNVRGKPSCLKIEIYGGKMGFGYLKGSTGKLLGSVLVPLDLKSLENIGHRGVVIQNGWVSVNGSNGAELNLNVRAEPDPRFVFQFDGEPECSPQVFQVNGNVKQPVFTCKFSFRNSGDRNMRSRSSLSEPSTSTSCFSSCTSDKETPVKERKGWSITVHDLSGSPVAAASMVTPFVPSQGSDRVSKSNPGSWLILRPGDNTWKPWGRLEAWRERNGELGYRFEIIPDGATDAITLVNSTISTKKGGKIGIDIINGATPLTSPNSSFDLSSGSGSGSDFGSQPGSGSWAQLLYRGFVMSATMGGEGKCSKPEVEVGVQHVSCAEDAAAFVALAAAMDLSMDACRSFSQKLRRELRQQDQE, from the exons ATGGATCCATGTCCTTTCGTGCGTATTGTGATAGGAAGTTTAGCTTTGAAGTTCCCAACTGAATCTAAACTGCCCCCCACTACAAATTTTGACTGTAAGATCAAGCTTAAAGGTTTCTTGACACAATCAACAAGTATCTCAGCGTTTTTTCAAGAACAAGAAGCGATCTTGGATAACAGAATTCATGGTTTTTTTAACTTCAGTAAATCAGAGCTAGTGAAACTTGTTGAGAAATCGAATGTTAGAGGAAAACCAAGTTGTTTAAAGATTGAAATATATGGGGGTAAGATGGGTTTTGGGTATTTAAAGGGTAGTACTGGGAAGCTTTTGGGAAGTGTTTTGGTGCCATTAGATTTGAAGAGTTTGGAAAATATTGGGCATAGAGGAGTTGTGATTCAAAATGGATGGGTTTCTGTTAATGGGTCTAATGGTGCAGAATTGAATTTGAATGTGAGAGCTGAACCCGACCCGAGATTTGTTTTTCAGTTTGATGGTGAACCTGAGTGTAGTCCACAAGTCTTTCAAGTCAATGGCAACGTCAAGCAACCTGTTTTTACTTGCAAGTTCAGTTTCAGAAACTCCGGTGACCGGAATATGAGATCCAG ATCGTCACTATCAGAACCAAGCACATCAACAAGCTGTTTCAGTTCTTGCACATCAGATAAAGAGACACCTGTAAAAGAACGAAAAGGATGGTCAATAACAGTCCATGATCTCTCAGGTTCACCCGTTGCAGCAGCATCGATGGTAACCCCATTTGTCCCATCACAAGGTTCTGATCGTGTTAGCAAATCTAACCCCGGGTCCTGGCTCATCCTCCGACCCGGTGACAACACCTGGAAACCATGGGGTCGCCTGGAAGCTTGGCGAGAACGCAACGGTGAGCTCGGATACCGGTTCGAGATCATCCCTGATGGAGCCACTGATGCAATCACATTAGTCAACTCAACAATCAGTACCAAAAAAGGTGGTAAAATTGGGATAGACATTATCAACGGGGCTACCCCGTTGACTAGCCCGAACAGCAGCTTCGACCTGAGTTCCGGGTCAGGATCCGGATCGGATTTCGGGTCGCAACCTGGATCCGGGTCGTGGGCGCAGCTGCTGTACCGGGGGTTCGTGATGTCGGCGACAATGGGGGGCGAGGGGAAGTGTAGTAAGCCGGAGGTGGAAGTTGGGGTGCAGCACGTGAGCTGTGCGGAGGATGCGGCGGCTTTTGTGGCGTTGGCAGCTGCTATGGATCTCAGTATGGATGCTTGTCGGTCATTTTCCCAGAAGCTGAGAAGAGAGCTGAGACAGCAGGATCAAGAATGA
- the LOC132600206 gene encoding agamous-like MADS-box protein AGL62, which produces MNTTNAVKKTQGRRKIAIKPIDNQNSRHVTFSKRRLGLFKKASELCILSGAEIAILVQSLKRQRLFTFGHPNADAVIDRYLTGKSSSSSTNDQLNMQQNNQYYSQLCRELETEKKKKESIEESKLVNNDNNGEFWWNEPIDDMGIEELEEFMTALGELKKKVTMRVDELNMINGSSSSNSTMQIARFGAEDQFLNQQAIDYCSSIVPYDFNQPGDGQF; this is translated from the coding sequence ATGAACACTACTAATGCAGTTAAGAAAACTCAAGGGCGTAGGAAAATTGCAATCAAGCCAATAGACAATCAAAACAGTAGGCATGTTACTTTCTCTAAACGCCGTTTAGGACTTTTCAAGAAAGCTAGTGAACTTTGCATCTTAAGTGGTGCAGAAATCGCTATTTTAGTTCAGTCACTAAAAAGACAGCGTCTTTTCACCTTTGGTCATCCCAATGCTGACGCGGTCATTGACCGTTACCTCACaggaaaatcatcatcatcgtccacTAACGATCAATTGAATATGCAACAGAATAACCAGTACTATTCTCAACTTTGTAGAGAACTGGAgacggagaagaagaagaaggagagtATTGAAGAATCGAAGTTGgtgaataatgataataatggtgAATTTTGGTGGAATGAACCAATTGATGATATGGGAATTGAGGAACTTGAAGAATTTATGACTGCATTGGGAGAATTGAAGAAGAAAGTAACAATGAgagttgatgaattgaatatgataaATGGTTCTTCTTCATCGAATTCAACAATGCAAATAGCTAGATTTGGGGCTGAGGATCAATTTTTGAATCAGCAGGCTATTGATTATTGTTCTTCCATAGTTCCTTATGATTTTAATCAGCCTGGAGATGGCCAATTCTGA
- the LOC132600207 gene encoding agamous-like MADS-box protein AGL62 — MAKKPSMGRQKIKIAKIEVKNHLQVTFSKRRSGLFKKASELCTLCGVEIVIVVFSPARKVFSFGHPNVESIIDRFLSRNNINNNPIANNSLHLVEAHRNASVRGLNLQLTQILGELETEKKRGESLDQMRKTSQSQYWWEAPISQLDLHELEQLKDSMEDLKKIVTNQASKFMVNETANSSSFFGVSGNGIFDNYDIKPARNIVASNNLHNHDFGFDSAAFF, encoded by the coding sequence ATGGCAAAGAAACCTAGCATGGGTCGTCAAAAGATCAAAATTGCCAAGATAGAAGTCAAGAATCACCTCCAAGTTACCTTTTCAAAACGTCGTTCTGGTCTTTTCAAGAAAGCTAGTGAACTATGCACACTCTGTGGTGTTGAAATAGTCATTGTAGTTTTTTCACCGGCAAGAAAAGTTTTTTCTTTCGGCCACCCTAATGTTGAGTCCATTATCGATAGGTTCCTATCAagaaataatattaataataatccAATCGCAAATAATTCACTTCATCTTGTTGAGGCTCATCGAAATGCTAGTGTTCGTGGGCTCAATTTGCAACTTACTCAAATTCTTGGTGAGCTTGAAACTGAGAAGAAAAGAGGAGAATCACTTGATCAAATGAGGAAAACTAGTCAAAGCCAATATTGGTGGGAAGCTCCTATAAGTCAACTTGATTTGCATGAACTTGAACAATTAAAGGATTCAATGGAGGATTTGAAAAAAATTGTGACTAATCAGGCAAGCAAGTTCATGGTTAATGAGACTGctaattcttcttctttttttggtgtTAGTGGTAATGGGATTTTTGACAACTATGATATCAAGCCAGCTCGAAACATAGTTGCTTCAAATAATCTTCACAACCATGATTTTGGTTTCGATTCAGCTgcatttttttaa
- the LOC132600208 gene encoding agamous-like MADS-box protein AGL62, protein MAKKTSKGRQKIQMTKMSKESNLLVTFSKRRSGLFKKASELCTLCGVEIAIIVFSPGHKVFSFGHPNVESIVNRFLTRNPTSTSSTTSQLVEAHRSANVRELNMQLMEILNQLEFEKNREVELVKIKKAKIGKNWWEGPVNELGLGDLEQLKLGMEELKKNVTKQMQKLIFEASNTPAFFLGGSSSNGGQVDVKNIKGLGLSMATNGHTFFP, encoded by the coding sequence ATGGCAAAAAAGACGAGCAAAGGTAGGCAAAAGATTCAAATGACCAAAATGTCAAAAGAAAGCAACCTTCTTGTAACCTTCTCAAAACGTCGTTCTGGCCTTTTCAAAAAAGCTAGTGAACTTTGTACACTTTGTGGTGTTGAGATAGCGATCATTGTTTTTTCCCCTGGTCATAAAGTCTTCTCTTTTGGCCATCCTAATGTTGAATCCATTGTCAATCGCTTCCTCACTCGTAATCCTACTAGTACTTCTTCTACCACTAGTCAACTTGTTGAAGCTCATAGAAGTGCGAATGTTCGCGAATTGAACATGCAACTCATGGAGATTCTCAATCAGTTGGAGTTTGAGAAAAATCGCGAAGTTGAACTTGTGAAAATTAAGAAGGCTAAAATTGGGAAGAATTGGTGGGAAGGTCCAGTGAATGAACTTGGACTTGGTGACTTGGAACAATTGAAATTGGGAATGGAGGAACTCAAGAAAAATGTTACCAAACAAATGCAGAAACTCATTTTTGAGGCTTCAAATACCCCTGCATTTTTTCTTGGAGGGTCTTCTTCTAATGGAGGCCAAGTTGATGTCAAAAATATCAAGGGTCTTGGACTTTCTATGGCCACCAATGGGCATACATTTTTTCCTTGA
- the LOC132644662 gene encoding agamous-like MADS-box protein AGL62 encodes MPRRSKGRQKVAMVKMQSESNLQVTFSKRRAGLFKKASELCTLCGAEIAIVVFSPGKKVYSFGHPCVDSVVDRFLARNPPPNNDGHNQLIVAHRNASVRELNLELTNIEGILQMEKNRGESLEAIRRRANGHWWEAPVEVLNLFQLQQLKEALEALKQKVEKEAQHQQMVTNNAFPFLTFGSALAPTNGARASSSYGSFPFQNRVSGGLNFGSPFASRANGSTSSVVPK; translated from the coding sequence ATGCCAAGAAGGAGCAAAGGTCGTCAAAAGGTTGCCATGGTGAAAATGCAAAGTGAGAGTAACTTACAAGTGACTTTCTCTAAGCGTCGTGCTGGTCTCTTCAAGAAGGCTAGTGAACTTTGTACACTATGTGGTGCTGAAATTGCCATTGTGGTATTTTCCCCCGGCAAGAAAGTTTACTCATTCGGCCACCCTTGTGTAGACTCGGTGGTGGATAGGTTCCTCGCGAGGAACCCACCACCAAATAATGATGGCCACAACCAGCTCATTGTGGCTCATCGAAATGCTAGTGTTCGTGAGCTCAATCTAGAGCTCACGAACATCGAGGGAATTCTCCAGATGGAAAAAAATCGCGGAGAATCCCTAGAAGCAATCAGGAGGAGAGCTAATGGTCATTGGTGGGAAGCTCCGGTTGAAGTACTTAACCTTTTTCAACTCCAACAACTGAAGGAGGCATTGGAAGCTCTAAAGCAAAAAGTTGAAAAAGAGGCACAACACCAGCAAATGGTGACTAATAATGCATTCCCATTTCTCACATTTGGAAGTGCTTTGGCTCCTACTAATGGTGCTAGGGCAAGCTCTTCATATGGTTCTTTCCCATTTCAAAATAGGGTTTCTGGAGGACTCAATTTTGGTTCACCCTTTGCTAGTAGGGCCAATGGATCTACCTCTTCCGTAGTTCCCAAGTAG